CCGACGACCTGCGCGACGAGGTGACGCCCAAGAACATCCTGATGATCGGCCCGACCGGCGTCGGCAAGACCGAGATCGCCCGCCGGCTGGCCAAGCTGGCCCAGGCGCCGTTCCTGAAGGTCGAGGCCACGAAGTTCACCGAGGTGGGCTACGTCGGCCGCGACGTGGACCAGATCGTCCGCGACCTGGTCGAGAGCGCCATCCAGATGGTGCGCGAGAAGCGCCGGGCCGCCGTGCGCGCCCGCGCCGAGGCCGCCGCCGAGGAGCGGATTCTGGACGCCCTCACCGGCCCCGGCTCCACCGCCGCCCGCGAGGCCTTCCGCAGGAAGCTGCGGGCCGGCGAGCTGGACGACAAGGAGGTGGAGCTGCAGCTCGCCGACACCTCCTCGCCCTTCGGCGCCATGGACATCCCCGGCCAGCCCGGCGCGTCCATGGGCGTGCTGAACCTGGGCGACATGTTCGGCAAGGCCTTCGGCGGCCGCACCAAGACCCACAAGACCACCGTCTCGGGCGCCTGGGTCCCGCTGATCGCCGAGGAGAGCGACAAGCTGGTCGACCAGGAGGCCCTGACCCAGGAGGCGCTGGAGCTGGCCGAGAACCAGGGCATCGTCTTCCTGGACGAGATCGACAAGGTCGCCTCCCGCCAGGACCGCGCCGGCGCCGACGTCTCCCGCGAGGGGGTGCAGCGCGACCTGCTGCCGCTGATCGAGGGGACCACCGTCTCGACCAAGCACGGGCCGGTGAAGACCGACCACATCCTGTTCATCGCCTCGGGGGCCTTCCACGTGGCCAAGCCCTCGGACCTGCTGCCCGAGCTGCAGGGCCGCCTGCCGATCCGGGTGGAGCTGAAGGCGCTGTCCCGCCAGGACATGCGCCGCATCCTGACCGAACCCGAGGCCAACCTGATCCGCCAGCACCAGGCCCTGCTGGCCACCGAAGGCGTGACGCTGACCTTCACCGAGGACGCCATCGACGCCCTGGCCGACGCCGCCGTTGCGGTGAACGGCTCGGTGGAGAACATCGGCGCCCGGCGGCTGCAGACCATCCTGGAGAAGGTGCTGGAGGAGGTGAGCTTCACCGCCGCCGACCGCGACGGCGAGACGATCACGGTGGACGCGGCCTATGTGAACGGCCGGATCGGCGACCTGGCCGGCAACGCCGACCTGTCGAAGTTCATCCTCTAGGCGATGTGCGGGATCTGCCTGTCGCGGCGCGGAGTGCTGGCGGGCCTGGGGGCCCTGCCGCTCGGCGCCGCGTCCCTGGCGGCCTGCAGCGAGAACGCCGCCACGGGCCGGCGGCAGCTCGTCCTGGTGGACGACGGCCAGCTCGCCGGCCTCGCCGACCAGGCGTGGGACGAGATCGCCGCCAAGATCCCGCCGGTGCGCGATCCGGCGGCGCACGCGCGGCTGGCGCGGATCGGCGACCCCCTGGTGAAGGCGTCGGGGCTGACGGGCCTGCCGTGGTCGTTCACCGTGCTGGACAGCCCGGAGTTCAACGCCTTCGTCCTGCCGAACGGCCGCGTGGGCTTCTTCCGCGGCCTGCTCGAGTTCGCCCGCTCGGACGACGAGGTGGGTTCGGTGCTGGGCCATGAGGTCGGCCACCTGGTCGCCCGCCACCCCGCCGAGCGGGTCAGCCAGGAGCTGGCCGTGCAGGCCGGCGTCTCCGTCGCCCAGATGCTGATCGCCGAGAACGCCGGCCAGTGGACCGACGAGATCGGCGCGGCGCTCGGCATGGGGGCGGTGTTCGGGGTCATCCTGCCCTACTCCCGTCGTCACGAGCTGGAGGCCGACCGGGTGGGCGTCGACCTGATGCGCAAGGCCGGCATGGACCCCGCCGCCGCCGTCCGCTTCTGGGAGCGCATGGCGGGCCGGGCTGACGCGGCCGCGCAGGCGCCGGAAGTGATCTCGACGCATCCCGCCGACGCCCGCCGGCTGGAGGAACTGCGGGCCGCCGTGGGTGAGGCCTAGGCGCCGCGCTTGGCGCGCCAGATCGCGTCTTCGAGGGCGCGGGCGAACTCGGCCCGCTCGCCGGGGCTGAGGGCGGCGGCCACCGGCGTCTCGCGGCCCGAGAGCGCGAGCCGCAGGCCCGTAACGCGTCCGTCCATCGCGTCGGTCTCGACCGCCACGCGGGTGAAGGCGGTGGGGCTCTCCCAGACCACGCGGGACCACTTCGGCGTTTCGTAGGTGACCACGACTTGGTGGGGCGTGACCTGCACCCGCTCGACGTTCCGCGCCGCCCGGAAGCTGACCAGGAAGGCCACGATGATGGCGGCCAGGTCCACGCCCAGGAACACCGGCACCAGGTGCGCGCCGTTGGCGATGAACACCGCCGCAGAGGCGACGTTCGCCAGGGTGATGATGCTGATGAGGATGATGAAGCCGCGCTCCGACAGCGACCGGTTCGGCGTGATCACCGCATCCATGTAGAGCCGAGCGAGCATGGCTGAGCCGGAAAATACCGCGTCCGCGGGCGGCGCTCCACCGTGAACTCGCGCTGGCGGAGCCGGGCGGCGCAGGCCATCTTCCGCGCCCATGGCCAAGGCCCGCAAGACAACCCCGCTGAAGCCCGCCGAACGGGCCCGGATCGCCGAACTGTTCTCACGTTTCGAGAGCCTGGAGGGCGATCCCCGCACCGAGCTGGACTACCAGGACCCCTATACCCTGGTCGTGGCCGTGGCCCTCTCGGCCCAGGCCACCGACGTCTCGGTCAACAAGGCCACCGAGAAGCTGTTCGCCGTCGCCGACACGCCGCAGAAGATGCTGGCCCTGGGCGAGGAGGGGCTGAAGCCCTTCATCTCCTCGATCGGCCTCTTCAACACCAAGGCCAAGAACGTCATCCGGATGGCGCAGATCCTCGTCGACCAGTACGGCGGCGAGGTCCCGCTCGAGCGCGAGAAGCTGCAGGCCCTGCCGGGCGTGGGGCGCAAGACCGCCTCGGTGGTGCTGAACGAGCTGCGGATCGAGCCGGCCATCGCCGTGGACACCCACGTCTTCCGCGTCTCGCACCGGCTGGAGCTGTCCGGCGGCAAGACGCCGGACGCGGTGGAGGCCGACCTGATGGCGATCGTGCCCGAGCCCTACCTGACGCGGGCTCACCACTGGCTGATCCTGCACGGCCGCTACACCTGCACGGCCCGGCGGCCGAAGTGCGAGGACTGCCCCGTCGCCGACCTCTGCCCCAGCCGGCATCTGTTCGTCGGCCGCTAGCCGCCCCTAGCTCGTAGGGCGATTTCCCTGTAATCGGCCCCGCACGTCCCCGGGGAAGACATCCAGCAATGCCAGAGCTCTACGACGTCGCCGCCATCGGCAACGCCATCGTCGACGTGATCGCGCCGGCCACCGACGAGTTCATCGCGGCGAACGGGCTCGACAAGGGCGCGATGATGCTGGTCGACGCCCAGCAAAGCCAGGCGCTGTACGCGAAGATGGCGCCCGGCATGGAGACCTCGGGCGGCTCGGCGGCCAACACCATCGCGGGCCTCGCCAGCTTCGGCGGCAAGGGCGCCTTCATGGGCAAGGTGGCCGACGACCAGCTCGGCGGCGTCTTCGCCCACGACATGCGGGCCATCGGCGCGCGGTTCGAGAACGCGCCTCTCGTGGGCGGTCCGGCCACGGCGGTCTCGATGATCAACGTCACCCCCGACGGCCAGCGGACGATGTGCACCTACCTCGGCGCCTCGGTGGAATTCACCGACGCCGACGTGGACCAGGCGGTCGTCGAGGCGGCGAAGATCGTCTACCTCGAAGGCTATCTGTTCGACGCCGAGGCGGCGCGGCGCGCCTTCGCCAAGGCGGCGGCCCTGGCTCACGGCTCGGGCCGGATGATCGCCCTGACGCTGTCGGACAGCTTCGTCGTCGAGCGCCACCGCGGCGCCCTGCTGGGCTTCATCGAGAACCAGGTGGACCTGCTGTTCGCCAACGAGGCCGAGGTCACCGCCCTGTTCGAGACCGACGATTTCGACGTCGCCGTGGCGGCCCTGCGCGAGCGCGTGACCCTGGCCGCGGTGACCCGCAGCGAGAAGGGCTCGGTGATCCTGTCGAAGGGCGAGCGCCTGACCGTCGCGGCCGAGCCTGTGGAAAAAGTCGTGGACACGACCGGCGCGGGCGACCAATACGCGGCCGGGTTCATGTTCGGCCTCAGCCGCGGGCGGCCGCTGCAGCAGTGCGGCAAGCTGGCCTCGCTGGCCGCGGCCGAGGTGATCTCGCACTACGGCCCCCGGCCGCAGGTCTCGCTGCAGGACCTGGCGGCGTCCCGGGGCTACTAGGACGCAGGGATACTGACGATGAGCCGCACGGCCGAAGTCCGCCGCGACACCAAGGAGACCCAGATCCGGGTTTGGGTGGATCTGGACGGGACCGGCGCGTCCGAAGTCTCGACGGGCGTCGGCTTCTTCGACCACATGCTGGACAGCTTCGCCCGCCACGGCGGCTTCGACCTGAAGGTCGAGACGAAGGGCGACCTGCACATCGACATGCACCACACCGTCGAGGACACCGGCATCGTCCTCGGCCAGGCGATCAAGGAGTCCCTGGACGGGTTCAAGGGGATCCGCCGGTTCGGCCACGCCTACATCCCGATGGACGAGACCCTGTCGCGCTGCGCCATCGACCTGTCGAACCGGCCCTACCTGATCTGGAAGACGGACTTCCGCACGCCCAAGGTCGGCGACATGGACACCGAGCTCTTCAAGGAGTTCCACCACGCCTTCGCGATGAACGCGGGCGCGTGCGTGCACCTGGAGTGCCTCTACGGGACCAACTCGCACCACATCGCCGAGAGCGGGTTCAAGGCGCTGGCCCGGGCCCTGCGGCAGGCGGTCGAGCTCGATCCCAAGACCCACGGCCACGCCCCCTCCACCAAGGGCGTCCTCTAGGATCATCGCGATGCAGAGGGTGGCCCTGATCGACTACGGGTCGGGCAACCTGCGCTCGGCCGAAAAGGCCCTCGTCCGCGCCGCGGACGGGCGGGCGGAGATCGTCGTGACGCACGATCCCGGGTTCATCGCGGCCGCCGACCGCGTGGTCCTGCCGGGCGTCGGCGCCTTCGCCGCCTGCATGGGCGCGCTCGAGGCGCGGACGGGCGTGGTCGAGGCCATGACGCAGGCGGTGCGTACGCGCGGCGTCCCGTTCCTCGGCATCTGCGTCGGCATGCAGCTGATGGCCACGCGGGGCCTGGAGTTCGGCGAGACCGCCGGCCTGGACTGGATCGCCGGCGACGTGCGCCGGATCGAGCCGGACGACCCCGCCGCGAAGGTGCCCCACATGGGCTGGAACGCCCTCCTGGATGTGATCGACCATCCGGTCTTCCGCGGCCTGAAGGACGGACGGCCGGTCTATTTCACCCACTCCTTCGCGTTCTTCGCCAAGGACCCCGCGGATGTCGCCGCCTATGTCGACCACGGGGGACGCTTCCCGGCGGCCGTCGCGCGCGGCAACATGGCCGGCGTCCAGTTCCACCCGGAGAAGTCGCAAGGCGCCGGCCTCTCCCTCCTCGCCGATTTCCTGGAGTGGCGCCCTTGATCCTCTATCCCGCCATCGACCTGAAGGACGGACAGTGCGTCCGGGTGCTTCACGGCGATCTTTCCACGGCCACGGTGTTCAACACCGACCCCGGCGCCCAGGCGAGGAGCTTCGCCGAGGCCGGCTTCCACTGGGTGCACGTGGTCGACCTGAACGGGGCGGTGGAGGGCCACGCGGTGAACGCCGCCGCGGTCGAGGCCATCCTCTCGTCGGTGTCGATCCCGGTGCAGCTGGGCGGCGGCATCCGCACGCTGGCCGACATCGAGCGTTGGATCGAGGCCGGTGTCAGCCGGGTCATCCTGGGCACCGTCGCGGTGAAGGAGCCCGAGGTGGTGATCGAAGCCGCGCGGCTCTTCCCCGAGCAGATCGCCGTCAGCGTCGACGTGCGCGCCGGCAAGGTGGCGGTGCAGGGCTGGACGGCCGACAGCGATCTGGATGCGATCACCGTGGCCAGGCGGTTCGAGGACGCCGGCGTCGGCGCCCTGATCGTCACCGACATCGACCGCGACGGCACCGTCATGGGCTTCAACGTCGAGGCCTTCGGCGCCATGGCGGACGCGGTGAGCATCCCCGTGATCGCGGCCGGCGGCCTCGCCTCGGTGGACGACCTCGTGCGGCTGAAGGCCCGCAAGGGCGCGCCGATCGCCGGCGCGGTGCTGGGCCGGGCGCTCTACAACGGCGCCATCGACCCGGCCGAGGCGCTGAAGGTGGCCGCCTGATGCTGAACGTGCGCGTCATCCCCTGCCTGGACGTGAAGGACGGGCGCGTGGTGAAGGGCGTGCAGTTCGTCTCGCTGCGGGACGCGGGCGATCCGGTCGAGCAGGCCAGGGCCTACGACGCCGCGGGCGCCGATGAGCTGATGTTCCTCGACATCACCGCCAGCCACGAGAACCGTGGCACCATCTTCGACGTGGTGGCCCGCACGGCCGAGGTCTGCTTCATGCCCCTGTCGGTGGGCGGCGGCATCCGCTCGGTGGAGGACGCCCGGCGCCTGCTGCTGGCCGGGGCCGACAAGATCAGCATCAACACCGCCGCGGTGAAGGACCGGAGCCTGATCTCGGGCTGCGCCGACGCCTTCGGCAGCCAGGCGACGGTGGTGGCCATCGACGCCAAGAAGGTCGGGGACCGCTGGCGCGTCTTCATCTACGGCGGCCGCGAGGACACCGGCCTCGACGTGATGGAATACGCCCAGGACGTGGTGAAGCACGGCGCAGGCGAGATCCTGCTGACGTCCATGGACCGCGACGGGGCCAAGACCGGCTACGACCTGGAGCTGCTGCGCGCCGTGTCCTCGGCCGTCGGCGTGCCGGTGATCGCCTCGGGCGGGGCGGGCAATGCGCAGCACATGGTGGACGCAGTGCGGGCCGGCGCCGATGCGGTGCTAGCGGCCTCGATCTTCCACTTCGGCGAGGTGTCCATCGGCGAGGTCAAGGCCGCCATGGCCGCCGAGGGCATTCCCGTCCGCCTGACCGAGAGGGCCGCCTGATGCCGCACCAGCGCTTCGCCGAGGTGATCGGCCGCCTCGCCGCCACGATCGAGAGCCGCCGGGGCGGGGACGCCTCGGCCTCGTATACGGCCCAGCTGCTCTGCGACCTCGACCGCGCGGCCAAGAAGCTGGGCGAGGAGGCGGTGGAGGCGGTGATCGCCGCCGCCCAAGGCGACCGCGAGGGGCTCACCGCCGAGAGCGCCGACCTGATCTACCACTGGCTGGTGGTGCTGGCGGCGGCGGGGGTGAGCCTGGACGACGTCGCCGCGCGCCTGGAGGCCCGCGAAGGGACGTCGGGGCTCGCCGAGAAGGCCTCGCGCAAGGTCTAGCTGCTCGCAGCATCGGGACGCGAAGGAGCGCCAGCCGCAGGTGCTGCGGCTGGCGCCGAGTTCGCGCTCGGCCCTTCGCTGACGTCTAGCGGGGCTCGGGGTACTGGATGCGCGGACGCAGGTTGTCGATGACCGCCCGGGCGTCGAAGGCGCGCGGATCGTCGGCCGGCTTCTGGCCGCGGCCCATCACGATCTCGGCGGTGGCCTCGTAGCGGTCCACGGTGCGCACGTCGACGCGGTTGGCCCAGAAGGGGTCGCCCCAGAAGGGATCCCAGGTGCGCCAGCCGTACCCGCGGCCGTAGTAGCGCCAGGAGGGGCGCCAGTAGCCGTAGGTGGGGCCGTACCAGGGCCGGTAGAACGGGTCGGGCTCCACATAGGTGCGCGACTGCCGGTCGGTGGCGCGGTCCACGACCTGGAACCAGTCGTAGCCCTGCTGCACGGTCAGCTCGGCGGCGCGGAAGAGGAGGTAGCCCTCGACCGTCTCGCGCGAGGTGAGCGTGTTGCCCTGGAAGTTCACCCGGAAGCGGTTGGACTCCAGCTGGATTTCCGAATACCCGCCGGACGTCGACTGTCCGGGAATGTTCGGCTGGTAAGGCGTAGGCGTCGCGCAGGCCGCAAGCCCCGCGGCCAAGGCCAGGCCGATGGCGATAGCGGCTGATCTCTTTGACATTTGCCTTCTCGAACTCGGAGAGGTCCCTCGAAGGGACATGTAAAGCTCTGAACCCGTAGCCGCAATTGTGGTTGCGGGCCCGATCATCTGGCGGCGCCTCGCCTTCCCATCATCCCTGGACGACCACCAGGACCCAGATCGCGCGGCCGAGCGCGCCGAACAGCAGGACGCCGGCGGCCAGCGCCTGGATCAGGAAGCCCAGCTCGCGCTTGGCCGGGTCGCGCACGTAGCCGAGCTGATAGACGATGCGCCCGACGATCCAGATCAGGCCGAGGGCTGCGGCGACCAGATCGCTCCAGTAGAGCGCGAACAGCCACATCGACGGCAGGAAGATCGGCAGCCATTCCAGGGTATTGTAGTGGGCCCGGATGGTGCGCTCGAGCACCGGATCGCCGGTCATGGCCGGGGCGGCGATGCCGCTGCGGCGCCGGGCGCCGGCGACGGCCAGCCCCATCCAGAAGTAGGTCAGGATCGCCAACAGGGTGACGATGGCGACATAGGCGTGAGTCTGCATGTGGTTTCCCCCCGTTGCTGCGGCCGAGCTTGACGCATGCCGCGGCCGAGGGGAACCGCCGTGGCGGCCGGGGGCGTTTAGCTGCCGAAGCCGCCGACGGGAGGGCGCCGATGGACGTCGAATCCACCGCCATCCAGGAGATCGACTACGACGCCGACCGCTCGAAGCTGCTCGTCCGCTTCCAGAGCGGCGAGCGCTACGTCTACGTTGGCGTGCCGGGCGAGGTGCACCGCTCGTTCCTGGACGCCCCGTCGAAGGGGCGGTTCTTCCAGGCCGAGATCCGCGACCGCTATCCTTACAACCGCCTGGACGGCTAGCCCGTGAAGTGTTCGCCGTCGGGGATCTCCGCCAGCGGCTTGCCCCGGCGGCGGTCGCGATTGGCCATGACCCGCAGGCGCAGGGCGTTCAGCTTGATGAAGCCCTCGGCGTCGCGGTGGTCGTAGGCGACCGCGCCTTCCTCGAAGGTCACCAGCTCCTGGTCGTAGAGCGAGTAGGGGCTGGTGCGGCCGATGACCGTGACATTGCCCTTGTAGAGCTTGACCCGCACCTGGCCGGCCACCGGCTCCTGGCTCTTGTCGATGGCCGCCTGCAGCATCTCGCGCTCGGCCGAGAACCAGAAGCCGTTGTAGATCAGGCCGGCGTACTTCGGCATCAGCTCGTCCTTCAGGTGCATGGCGCCCCGGTCGAGGGTGATGCTCTCGATGCCGCGGTGGGCGGCGAGCAGGATGGTCCCGCCGGGCGTCTCGTAGACGCCGCGCGACTTCATGCCGACGAAGCGATTCTCCACCAGGTCGAGGCGGCCGATCCCATTGTCGTGGCCGAGCTCGTTCAGCCTCGCCAGCAGGGCGGCGGGCGACAGCTTCTGGCCGTCGATGGCGACGGGGTCGCCCTTCTCGAAGTCGATGGTGATGACGGTCGCCTTGTCGGGCGCGTCCTCGGGGGCGATCGTGCGCATGTGCACGAACTCGGGGGCCTCGACCGAAGGGTCTTCCAGCACCTTACCTTCCGAGGAGGAGTGCAGCAGGTTGGCGTCCACGCTGAACGGCGCCTCGCCGCGCTTGTCCTTGCTGATCGGGATCTGGTGCTTCTCGGCGAAGTCGATCAGGGCCTCGCGGCTGCGGAAGTCCCATTCGCGCCAGGGGGCGATCACCCGGATGTCGGGCTCGAGGGCGTAGTAGCCCAGCTCGAAGCGGACCTGGTCGTTCCCCTTGCCCGTGGCGCCGTGGCAGACGGCGTCGGCGCCAACCTGGCGGGCGATCTCGATCTGGCGCTTGGCGATCAGCGGCCGGGCGATCGAGGTGCCGAGCAGGTACTGGCCCTCGTAGACGGTGTTGGCGCGGAACATCGGGAAGACGAAGTCCCGGACGAACTCCTCGCGCAGGTCGTCGATGAAGATGTTCTCGGGCTTGATGCCCAGCATCAGCGCCTTCTCGCGGGCGGGGGTCAGCTCCTCGCCCTGGCCGAGGTCGGCGGTGAAGGTGACCACCTCGGCGCGGTACTCGGTCTGCAGCCACTTCAGGATGATCGAGGTGTCGAGGCCGCCGGAGTAGGCGAGCACGACCTTCTTGACGGGCTTCTTGTCGGCCATCGGGGCTGGGACCTTGCGAAATGAGGTGCGGAGGAACGGTCGCGCGCCTTTAAGGGCACGCGGCTCTGCGGTTCAAGGCCTGAGTGCGCCTTCGTCCTCCAGGGTGCGCAGGACGCCGCGCAGCCAGGCGAGATGGGCCAGGGCGAACAGGGGGGCGACCGCCAGCCGGACGAGGAAGACCAGCACGGCCTTCTCGGGCGTCCCCGCCAGCCGGCCGAAGATCAGCAGGGCCAGGCCCACCAGCAGCGGCGCGCCGATCGCCACGGCGAAGGCGGCGTTGCGTGATCCCCGCGGCCGCGCCGTCACGCTGGGCGAGAAGGGCAGAGGCGTGCGCACGTCGGCCGGAATGCGCGCCAGGGCCGCGCGGCTGGTGGAGGCGATCGAGGCCATCACCAGGATCCAGACGGCGTCGCCGACATAGGGGAGCCAGGCCAGCATCTAGACGGTCACCTGGGCGCCCATCTCGACCACACGGCCGGGCGGGATGCGATAGAAGTCGGTGGGATTGGCGGCGTTCTTCATCAGGAAGATGAACACCTTGTCCTGCCAGAGCGGCATGCCCGACTGGGCCGAGGGCACCACCGAGCGCCTGCCGAGGAAGAAGCTGGTGGCCATGATGTCGAACTTCAGGCCCAGCTTGCGGCACAGGCCCAGCGCCTTGGGCACGTTGGGGCTCTCCATGAAGCCGTAGGTGATGACGACCTTCTTGAAGTCGTCGTTCAGCGGTTCGATCCGGACCCGGTCCTCCTCCCTGACCCGCGGGGTCTCGGCGGTCTGGACGGTCAGGATGATGTTCTTCTCGTGCAGCACCTTGTTGTGCTTGAGGTTGTGCATCAGCGCCACGGGGGCGGTGTCGGGGTCCGAGGTCAGGAAGATCGCCGTGCCCGGCGCCCGGTGCGGCGCGCGGGCCTTCAGGATCTCGGCCAGCTCGGTCATCTGCACGCTGTCGCGGCGGGTCTTGTCGGCCAGGATCTGGGTGCCGCGGGTCCAGGTCCACATGACCAGGACGAGGGCCGCGCCCAGCACCAGCGGAAGCCACGCCCCCTGCGGGATCTTCAGCAGGTTCGAGGAGATGAACACCACGTCGAGCAGGCCGAAGGCCGCCGAGGCCGCCGCCGCCTGCCAGACCGGCCGCTTCCACATGTAGCGGACGATGTAGAAGAACAGCAGCGTGTCGACGAACATCGCGCCGGTCACCGCGATGCCGTAGGCGGCGGCCAGGTTCGACGAGGTGCGGAACATCACCAGCAGCACCAGCACGCCGATCAGCAGCAGCGTGTTGACCTGCGGCACGTAGATCTGGCCGGCCTGGGTCTCGCTGGTCCGCCGGATGTCGATCCGCGGGAACAGGCCGAGCTGCACCGCCTGCTGGGTCATGGAGAAGGCGCCGGTGATCACCGCCTGGCTGGCGATAACGGTCGCGGTGGTGGCGAGCAGCAGCACCGGCCAGTAGGCGAACTCCGGGATCATCGCGAAGAACGGATTCTCCCGCGTCTCCGGATCGGACAGCACGAGGGCGCCCTGGCCCAGGTAGTTCAGCAGCAGGGACGGCAGGACCAGGATGGCCCAGGCGGCCCGGATGGGCGCTTTGCCGAAATGGCCCATGTCGGCGTAGAGCGCCTCGGCGCCCGTGACCGCCAGGAACACGCTGCCAAGGATGACGAAGCCCAGGAAGCCGTTGTCGACCAGGAAGGCCACGCCGTACCACGGCGAGAGCGCCCGGAAGATCGAGAGGTCGTCGGCGATGTGGTAGGCGCCCAGCACCGCCAGGACCACGAACCAGACCGCGGTGATCGGTCCGAAGTAGCGCGCCACGCTGGCGGTGCCGCGCGACTGGACGAGGAACAGGCCGATCAGGATCCCCGCCGAGATCGGCAGGACGTAGGGCGCCA
The Phenylobacterium zucineum HLK1 genome window above contains:
- a CDS encoding argininosuccinate synthase, translated to MADKKPVKKVVLAYSGGLDTSIILKWLQTEYRAEVVTFTADLGQGEELTPAREKALMLGIKPENIFIDDLREEFVRDFVFPMFRANTVYEGQYLLGTSIARPLIAKRQIEIARQVGADAVCHGATGKGNDQVRFELGYYALEPDIRVIAPWREWDFRSREALIDFAEKHQIPISKDKRGEAPFSVDANLLHSSSEGKVLEDPSVEAPEFVHMRTIAPEDAPDKATVITIDFEKGDPVAIDGQKLSPAALLARLNELGHDNGIGRLDLVENRFVGMKSRGVYETPGGTILLAAHRGIESITLDRGAMHLKDELMPKYAGLIYNGFWFSAEREMLQAAIDKSQEPVAGQVRVKLYKGNVTVIGRTSPYSLYDQELVTFEEGAVAYDHRDAEGFIKLNALRLRVMANRDRRRGKPLAEIPDGEHFTG
- a CDS encoding potassium transporter Kup, coding for MAEPAGAPENGAQGTHHAPKDKFWALVLGSVGVVFGDIGTSPLYAMREALAHSKSGGTAELAVLGVVSLITWALILIVTIKYVIFLMRADNKGEGGTLALMALAQRVTPGTRSAMIFLLGVAGAALFYGDGIITPAVSVLSAVEGLREAPGMGARLAPYVLPISAGILIGLFLVQSRGTASVARYFGPITAVWFVVLAVLGAYHIADDLSIFRALSPWYGVAFLVDNGFLGFVILGSVFLAVTGAEALYADMGHFGKAPIRAAWAILVLPSLLLNYLGQGALVLSDPETRENPFFAMIPEFAYWPVLLLATTATVIASQAVITGAFSMTQQAVQLGLFPRIDIRRTSETQAGQIYVPQVNTLLLIGVLVLLVMFRTSSNLAAAYGIAVTGAMFVDTLLFFYIVRYMWKRPVWQAAAASAAFGLLDVVFISSNLLKIPQGAWLPLVLGAALVLVMWTWTRGTQILADKTRRDSVQMTELAEILKARAPHRAPGTAIFLTSDPDTAPVALMHNLKHNKVLHEKNIILTVQTAETPRVREEDRVRIEPLNDDFKKVVITYGFMESPNVPKALGLCRKLGLKFDIMATSFFLGRRSVVPSAQSGMPLWQDKVFIFLMKNAANPTDFYRIPPGRVVEMGAQVTV